Sequence from the Microbacterium sp. 1.5R genome:
GCGCCTCGAGCGTCAGCGCGGCATCCCGCAGCCAGACGAAGCGGTAGTCCCAGTTGCGCGAGCCGCCGAAGTCCTCGGGCAGCGAGGTCGTGGCCGCGGCGACGATGCCTCCGGTGTCCTTATTGGTGAGCGCACGCAGCACCAGCAGAGAGCGGACGACGGCGTCGCGATGCGGGCCGTCGTGGCGGATCCCGCTCGCCCATCCCTGCCACCAGGCCCGCGTCCCGGCGATCGCCTCTTCGACGTCGAGCGGCTTAGGCGCGTGCTCATATGAAAGGAACCAGCTGAGCGTGAGGTCACGGATCTCGTCGGCGCCGACCGTCACCGTCGCCCGGTGCCGATGGTCCTCGGCGTGGAATCGCACGCCGCGCACGATCACCGACTCGGGCCCGGCCGTCGCATGCAGCGCCGGGTGATCCGGAGTGCCGACCTGCCGCACCCACGGCAGCCGACGGGAGTAGTCGAAGTGCAGGCGCAGCTCGGTGTCGAACTCGACGCTGCCCGAGACGCCGACGATCCGTCGGATGACCTCGGTGCGCGTCGGCTGGATCGGCATGAACTCGTGCACCTCCGCGACGCCCTCCGCCGTCTCCCACCGGGTGACCAGGATGAAGGTGTCCGAGAGGTAGAACCGCGTCGATGTCGCCCCGGCATCACTCGGGCGCAGCGTCCAGCATCCGTGACCGGGGTCGCCCAGGAGAGCGCCGAACACCGAGGACGAATCGAAACGCGGAAGGCACAGCCAGTCGATGCTGCCGTCTCGCGAGACGAGCGCGCCGGTGCGGCAGTCGCTGAGCAGGGCGTAGTCCTCGATCGGAGCGGGCATTGACCGAGTCTGGCATGTTCACCCGAGGGTCGGAGCGATTACGGTGAGAACATGACCGATGCGACGACGCTGGTGATCCTCGGTGCAGGCGGCGACCTCACCTCTCGGCTCCTCCTGCCCGCTCTGGGCCAGCTGCTGAAGAGAGAACCCGCGCGTTCGGTGCGGATCGTCGGCGCCGATCGCGAGGAGTGGACGGATGCCGAGCTGCGGGCCGTCGTCGACACGGCCTTCGCCTCGATGGACGCCGAGGACGCGGCAGCCCGTGTCGACGTCACCTACGCCCGCACCGACATCACGCGCGCCGACGATCTGCGTGCGCTGTTGGGCGGCCTCACCGGCCGCGTGGCCCTCTACTTCGCAGTGCCTCCGGCCGTGGCGGCGGCGTGCATCGCCGCACTCACGCCCGACATGCTGCCCGCGGGCGCGATGCTCGTGATGGAGAAGCCGTTCGGCACCGACGAGTCGAGCGCCCGCGAGCTGAATCGCATCCTCACCGCCCTCGTGCCCGAGACCCAGGTGTTCCGCGTCGACCACTTCCTGGGTCGCTCGACCACGCTGAACCTCCTCGGCGCACGGTTCGCGAACCGCATCCTCGAACCGCTCTGGTCTGCGGAGAGCATCGAGTCCATCGACATCGTCTACGACGAAGCGCTGGCGCTCGAGGGGCGTGCGGGTTACTACGACAAGGCCGGCGCACTGGTCGACATGATCCAGAGTCATCTGCTCCAGGTGCTCGCGGTGCTCGCGATGGAAGAGCCCGCCACCCTCGACGAGGTCGACTTCCGCGCCGCGACCGGCGCGGTGCTCCGCGCGACCGCCGTGTGGGGCGACGACCCCGCCGGGTCGTCTCGCCGCGCCCGCTACACCGCGGGAGAGATCGACGGCACCGCGAAGCCCTCGTACGTCGACGAACCCGGCGTCGACCCAGGTCGGGAGACCGAGACGCTCGCCGAGGCGACCTTCGAGGTCCGCAACGCGCGCTGGGCGGGAATCCCGTTCCGGCTCCGCTCCGGCAAGGCCCTCGGAACGCCCGCCAGAGAGATCGTCGTGCGCTTCCGTCCTGTCCGCCATCTGCCCCGCGGGCTCACCGGCACGTCCGACGGAGCGGTGCTGCGCTTCTCGCTCGGTCCCGACCGGATGTCGCTCGAGCTGAACCTGAACGCATCCGAGGACCCGCTCGAGCTGGAACGCGCGATCCTGTCCGCGGAGCTCGGCGAGGGCGCGCTCAAGGCGTACGCCGAGGTGCTGTCCGGCGTCCTCGACGGGGATCCGATGCTCGCCGTGCGGGGAGACGCCGCCGAGCAGTCGTGGCGGATCGTCGCCCCCATCCTCGAGGCGTGGCAGCGGGGCGATGTGCCGCTCGACGACTACGTCGCCGGATCCGCCGGCCCGGAGGCGTGGCCGACGCGCAGCTGAGTCCCTGCCGGGGTCGAACGCCCGAGGGAACGCCCCGGGCGGCGTGTGCGGGAGGGAGAGTCGGCGACCGGGGTTACCCTCGATAGGTGACCCCCGAACTCCAAGCTCGCATCGTCGCGGACTCCCGCGACCGCGTCGCCTGGATGCGGGCACGGTCCCGTGGGATCACCGCCACGGATGTCGCCGGACTCACGAGCGAGCGGTCCATCGCCCGCGCCGCCGACTCCAAGCTCGGCGGCGGGCCCCGGTTCGGAGGCAACGCCTACACCGATCACGGACGCCGCCGCGAGCCCGAGATCGCCGCCTGGGTGGCGGCGACGCACGGCATCCTCCCCTCCTCCGCCCTGTTCCGCGCCGAGGTCGAGCACCGCCATCTCGCGACTCCCGACGGTATCGCCGTCGACGCCGACGGTCGCGTGAAGCTCGCGGAGATCAAGACCACGAACAAGGCGTTCCGCGGCATCCCCCGCACCTACCTGCGCCAGGTGTGGTGGCAGCAGCACGTGCTGGGCGCCGAGCGCACGCTCTTCGTCTGGGAGGAGCACGTCGACTTCTCCCCCATCCATGACGAACCCCGCTGCGTCTGGATCGACCGCGACGACCGCGAGATCGCGAAGCTCGTCGGCCTCGCCACAGATCTCATCGACGAGCTCTACCGGCGCACCACCGGTCAGCAGGTGCCGACCCGCATCGCGGATGCCGCGGCGGCCGCCGCCGCCAGCCGGCGCGAGCACCTGCGCGAGCGCGATGCGTTCCGCGCTCTCGCACTCGCCGACTGAGCCGGTCCGCACCGCACGAACTCACGTGCAGGACGCGTTGAGCCCGAGCAGCGCGATCGACAGCTGGCGCGAGGTCCCGTCCGACACCCAGGACGTACCGGCCAGGAGGTTGGTCACCGTCAATGTCGTGGTGCTGCCGAGAAGGTTGGAGATGAGGCTGGCGAGCAGACTCTGAGTGAGGACGGCGGTGTGGGTGTAGAGGCCGCCGGCAGGACCTGTCGTGGTGATGTTCGCCGCCGGGACCACTGCTGTCGTCGCTCCCTGGGTGAGTGTGAGCCTGACCCCGCTGGCGGGGTACACCGACGTCCACACGAGCCGGACGTTCTGGAAGACGCCCAGACCGTTGTTCGCCACCGTGCAGGCGATGATCGTGGCGGGGGGAACGCGGAACGCCGTGATCGTGGCTCGACCGTACTCCGGGTCAGTGAATGCCGCGTCGGTGATCTGCGCCGGCGGCGCGAGGGCCACTCCGCAGAGCAGCGCCGCACCGGCGACTCCGGCCAGGACGCGCTGCCGCCGCACGATCACGACTCGCCTCGGTGAGCTCCGGTGCTGCGGCGGCGCCGGGTCGCACTCAGCGCGGCACCACCGGCCACCAGGGCCAGCGCCCCGCCGATCGCCCAGGGAGCGAAGGTCGCACCGCCCGTCGTCGCCAGCCCGCCGTCGGGTCCGACCGTCGCGGACTCTCCGGCGCCGCGTGCATGCACGCGCACCTGGGTGCTGCCGTCGTCCGCGCCGTCCAACGCGATGACGAGCCTGAGGTGGGCCACCTCTGTGTCGGCCATCTCGACGAGCGGCACCTCGAGGCCGTCACGAGGTATCGACCAGCCGGACTCGAGTGTGGTCGCGCCTCCCCGGCATCCGCTCTCATCCCACTCCTGCGCACAGCGGAGCACGTCCATCACCAGCGCCGCACCGCCGCTCGCACTGACTCCGACCGCCACGGTCCCGGGGTCCGGTGCCTCAGCGCTCACCGTCACATCCCACTGCACGGGCTGGCCCGGCAGGAGGCTCGACGCGGCATCCCAGTCGGCGACGGAGACCAGCCGCAGCACCTGTCCCTGCACGACCTCGGTCGAGGGGGCCGCCCACGCCGGACTCACCGCGACGAGCGCTGCGCAGACGACCGCACAGGCACCCGCGATGCACGCCACCCGCCGGTTCATCGGTCGACTCCCGCCGGATCGACCTGCTCGCGACTCTCCTTCCGGGAGCGCGGCCAGAACGCCCAGACGACGAGGACCGTCGCGCCGATCGTGAGTCCGCCCAGCACGTACGGATCGCCCATCGCGACGATCACGGTCGCGAAGCCGGGGATCGAGAACAGCACGATCCGAACGGTCTGCACGGTGTACGGATACGGATCGTCGGCCGCGTTCGCGTCTCCGCGCATCGTGATCACCCGTTCGTCCGCACTCGCACCGGGAGCGATCGAGGTGATGCGGTGCGTGACCGGCAGATCGCCTGCTCGATCGACGGTGACGACGTCGCCGACCTGCACCTCGGATGCCGGGACGCTCTGGACCACCGCCACGGAACCGGCGGGAATCGTCGGCGCCATCGATCCCGTGCGGAACATGATGAGGGTGATGTTCGCCGTGAAGGCGACGATCACGAGCACGATGCAGATGACCCCTGCGGCGGCGGCGAGCCAGAGGAGGACATCGGCGAGCGCCCTCCCGAGAGTGCCTCGCGAGGACGCCGCGGCGGGTGCCGGCGACGCGGACGCATCATCGACCGTCGCCTGTTCACGCAGGCTGCGCCTCGTCGGTGCACTCATGTCTCCTCCTCACGTCATCCGATGCTCTGCCCGCAGGTCAGCTCGACACTCCGGCGATCTGCCATGTCTGGATCGCCGTCAGCCCTTGCGCGCCGTTGTCGGTCGCTGCCGGCAACGTCACTGCGAAGCAGTAGTTCACGGTCGTTCCGCCGTCGGCCGCGACCGCCTGGGTGCCGGTGCCGCCGACCGACAGCAGCGAGTTGTCGGGAACGACAGCCGTCCCGGCCGTGTAGGTCGTGCTGTTGCAGGCCGTCCCCGCGATCGCCCTCACCCCGTATCGCAGGTAGGTGCCGAGCCCTGTTCCCGCCGTCGACGTCACACTGAGCTGCAGCGTGCCGGCCACTGACGGATTCGCGGTCCGCACGCTGAACAGCGCGTACGTGGTGTTGCCGGGAGCCATGGCCGAGAACGGTGCGCTGAACGACAGCGCCGCCGGCGTGCCCACCGGGTGGCTCGAGAACGTGGCACCGTCGGTCGCCCCGACGATGTCGAACCGCCCGGCGGTGAAGGTCGCATTGCCGTATTCGGAATCGTTCCAGGCGGCCAGGGTCATCGTCGCGCCGACGCCGAACACCAGCCCGCCCGCGAGCACAGCGCGTATCCGACGGGAGAGCAGTCGCTTCCCCTCCCGCATGCCTCTGCGGGTGTCGGCCATGATCAGTCCGCAGTCGAGGTGGCCGTGAACTCCCAGGTCGCGGTCGCGGCGGCGCCCTGCGTGAGACCGGCGCCCGCGGTCACCGCGAAGCACAGCTGCACAGGCGTTCCCGCCGTCCCTGCCGGTGCGCCCTCGGCGAGAGGAACCGACGTGGCTCCGGTCTGAGCGCTCAATGTGGTGCCCGTCGCGACGACGGTTCCTGCCGCCGTGGCGTCGCACACGTCGCCCGCGTCGATGGCCGTCACGGTGTATGAGAGATTGGCCTCGTTGCCCCCCGTGCCCGCGGTGATCCCCGACGGCACCAGCGTGGCGCCGTTGGTGGTCGTGCTGTCGAGACGCACCCAGAACGGTGCGTAGACGACGTCGCCCGGAGACATCGACGACGCCACGGCGGGCAGCTGGAAGACGAGCGCCGCTGCAGTGTCCCCCAGATCGACGTTGTGATCGTCGTACCCGTCGGTCGCGCTCGTCGTGGATCCCTCCAGATTGAACGAGCCTGCGGTGAAGGTGCCAGTCGCGAACTCGGAGTCGTTCCATGCCGCGAGCGTCACCCCGATACCGACGCCGAGCACCAGCCCACCGGCGAGCACTGCCAGAACCTTGCGTTGAGTGTCCTTCTCAGCCATGACATTCCCCCTCAGGAATCTCACGAGACGCAGATGGCTGGGGATGGTCGCCCTTCGCGGCCTGCATCCGGTACTCGTGTCGTTCCCGACAGCTTTGTCCACTTCCTGCGCCTGTTCAAGGCCTTCCGCGTCACGATTGCGCATTCCGACTCACGAATCGCGCAGAAACGTCTATCGATTTCTGCGACCGATCGGATGGTTGCAGTTCGTCCAGAGCTGCAGCTCAGCTCGCGAGAACACGCTGCGCCTCGACGGAGACTTCGGCCGCGATGGTGTCGAGCAGCGCGGAGCGCAGGTTCCACTGCTGCCAGTACAGCCTGACTCGCAGCGGCGGCCCGCCGAGCGGCACGAGCTCGCGCTCCTTCTGCAGGAGCGGCAGCATCCCCCATCCGAGGCCGAGCCGCACGGCGAGCGCGTAGTCGTGCGACGCGGGCACGTAGTGCCGAGGAGCCCCGTGGTGCGCGACCCCCATCCGCTCGAGCCATTCGTGCTGAAGCGTGTCTCGTCTGTCGAAGTCGACGAAGGGCGCCGCGCTCAACGCCTCTCTGGTGACACCGGAGGAGAACCAGCGATCAGCGAACGCCGGTTCTGCCATCGCGTGATACTCCAGCACGCCGAGCGGTGCGACGGAGCACCCGGCGACCGGCGCCGCCTCACTCGTGACCGCCGCCATCACCGTGCCGGACTCGAGCAGCCGAGCCGTGAAGTTCTGGTCGTCGCGGTGCAGGTCGAAGTCGAGGTCGTGGGCTGCCGAGAGCCGTGCGAGCGGAGGCAGGAACCACGTCGCCATCGAGTCCGCGTTCACGGCGAGCGGTATGCGGGTGCGGGGCGTCTCGTCGCCCTCGAGGCCGAGTTCTGCGAGGGCATCGTGCTCGAGGAGTGCCAGCTGTCGTGCGAGCCGCACGACAGCCTCGCCCGCCTCGGTGAGACGGGCAGGCTTGGTGCGCACGACGAGGACCCGTCCGAGCTGCTCCTCGAGCGTCTTGAGCCGCTGGCTCACGGCGGAAGGAGTCACACGCAGCACCCGCGACGCCGCGTCGAGGGTTCCCTCGTCGGCCACGGCGGCGACAGTGGCGGCAAGCTCCGGATCGATCTTCACATTAGCCATGCTAATGGCGCACAAGGAATCATCGCTGGTGCTCATGTCCGTGGCATCCGTACCGTGGACTCATGCTCTCCGTCTTCTCGGGTCTCGGACTCGGCCTCTCCCTGATCGTCGCCATCGGCGCGCAGAACGTGTTCGTCCTCCGTCAGGGCATCCGCAGAGAGAACGTCCTGCCGGTCGTCATCATCTGCGCCGTGTCCGACGCCCTGCTCATCGCCGCCGGCGTCGCGGGACTCGGCTTCGTCATCTCCGCAGCCCCGTGGCTCGTGGTCGTCGCGCGCTGGGCGGGGGCCCTGTTCCTCCTGGCCTACGGCATCCTCGCCGCCCGCCGCGCCTGGAGGGGCGGCGAAGAGCTGCGAGTCGACCGGACCGGTGCGGAGGGCTCGGCGCCCGGGTCGGGCGGCGGAACCACGACGGCGACCCGCACCGCGCTCGCTCCCGTGATCGCGACGGCTCTCGCCCTGACCTGGTTGAACCCGCACGTCTACCTCGACACCGTCCTGATGCTCGGGTCGATCGCCGCGACGCACGGCGACGAGCGCTGGCTGTTCGCCGCCGGAGCGATCGCCGCCAGCATCCTGTGGTTCACCGCGCTGGGGTTCGGCGCCCGCTATCTCGGCCGCTGGCTGCGCACGGAACGAGCGTGGCGCATCCTCGACGCGCTGATCGCCGTCGTCATGATCACCCTGGCTGTCAGCCTGGTGCTGCCGGTGCTCGGCGGCTGACCCTGCGTCGCAGACGTGAGCGGACGCCCGTCAGTCGCCGTCGAGGGGCCGAAGGATGCGAGTGAGGAACCTCTGGGTGCGCTCGTGCTGCGGCGCGCCGAAGGTATCGGCCGGCGCGCCCTGCTCGACGACCACACCCGCGTCCATGAAGAGCACATGATCCGCCGCCTCGCGCGCGAAGCTCAGCTCATGCGTCACCACGACCATGCTCCACCCCTCGTCGGCGAGCTCCTTGATCACGAGCAGGACCTCCCCCACGAGCTCGGGGTCGAGTGCGCTCGTCGGCTCGTCGAACAGCAGGAGGTCGGGACGCAGCGCGAGAGCGCGGACGATGCCGACCCGCTGCTGCTGACCGCCGGAGAGCTCGTGAGGTCGAGCATCGGCCTTGTCGGCGAGCCCCACGCGGGCGAGCAGGACGCGGGCCTCGGCGACCACCTCGGCCTTGGGTCTGCCCTGCACCCGCCATGGTCCCTCGATCACGTTCTCGAGCACCGAGAAGTGCGGGAAGAGGTTGTGATGCTGGAAGACCATCGCCGACCGATCGCGCAGCGCGAGACGCTTCTGCGCGCGCGTGCGCTTCGCCACCGGATCCGACGGGGCGAAGTCGATGTCAGGGCCCCCGGCCACGACGATGGTCCCGGCATCCGGCGTCTCGAGCCCGTTGAGCGCACGCAGCACCGTCGTCTTGCCCGATCCGCTCGGACCGATCAGCACGACGACCTCTCCGCGGTGCAGCGTGAGGTCGATGCCGCGGAGCACCTCGTTGTCGCCGAAGCGCTTGTGAAGGCCGCGGGCGGTGAGCAGGGCGTCGGCTGTGGACCTGGGTGAGTGCGCCGGATCAGTGAGCGACATTGCGATCGAGTCTCCTCTCGAGTGCGCTCTGGCCGAACGACAGCACCAGGCAGATCACCCAGTACACGAGCGCGGCAGCCAGGTAGACGACCATGAACTCCAGGGTCGCCGCCGCGATCTGCTGCGCCACCTTGAAGAGCTCGGTGACGAGGATCAGCGAGGCCAGCGACGTGTCCTTCACCAGCGAGATGAACGTGTTGGACAGCGGAGGCACCGAGACCCGCGCTGCCTGGGGAAGGATCACCCGCGTGAGTGTGCGCGTGCGATTCATGCCGACCGTGTACGCCGCCTCCCACTGCCCCTTCGGGACGGAGAGGATGGCGGCGCGCACCACTTCGGCTCCGTACCCGCCGACGTTCAGCGACAGTGCGATGATCGCGCTGGTCCACGGATCGAGCTTGAGTCCGATCGATCCGAGCCCGTAGAAGATCACGAACAGCTGCACGATCATCGGCGTGCCGCGGATGACCGAGATGTAGAACCTGGCGATGCCCGACAGCACGGGATTGACCGAGATCCGCATCAGCGCTGCGCCGATGGCGAGCACGAGACCCAGCGCGAAAGAGATCAGCGCGAGCGGAACCGTCACCGTCACCCCCGCGAGGGCGATCGGTCCGAGCGAGTCGAAGAACAGCTGCCAGGGATTCTCCATGGGTTACTGGGTCACGTCTTCGCCGAAGTACTTGTCGCTGATCTCGGCCAGGGTGCCGTCGGCACGCAGCTCTTCCAGAGCGCCGTCGATCGCCTCGACGAGGTCCGTCTTGTCCTTGGTGAAGACGAATGCCTGCTCACCGGCCTCGTCGGTCTCGGCGGCGATCTTCAGGCCGGACGGGCTGTTGGTGGTCTCATAGTCGAGGAAGGTCAGCTTGTCGTTGACGGTCGCATCGACGCGGCCCTGACGCAGCAGCTCGACGGCCTGCGCCCACCCCTCGACGCCTTCGACGGTGGCACCGGACTCGGTGGCCAGCTCGTACCAGTTGCTGGTGAGAGACTGCGCCGTCGTCGTGCCCTCGAGGTCGTCGAACGACGAGATCGAGTCGTCGTCCTCGGCGACGACGATGACTCCCGGCGAGACGGTGTACGGGGTGCTGAACAGGTACTTCTCCTGGCGCTCCTCGTTGATGCTCACCTGGTTGGCGATCACGTCGAAACGGCCCGCGTCGAGACCGGCGAAGATCGCATCCCACTGGGTCTCCTGGAACTCGACCTCGAGGTCGAGCTTGTCGGCGACCGCCT
This genomic interval carries:
- a CDS encoding amino acid ABC transporter substrate-binding protein, producing MSRRIIAVTALVVAAAALTACSGSTTPADSSSSESGSGFGLVTDGTLTVATEGTYRPFSFHDDGGTGDLTGFDVEIIQAVADKLDLEVEFQETQWDAIFAGLDAGRFDVIANQVSINEERQEKYLFSTPYTVSPGVIVVAEDDDSISSFDDLEGTTTAQSLTSNWYELATESGATVEGVEGWAQAVELLRQGRVDATVNDKLTFLDYETTNSPSGLKIAAETDEAGEQAFVFTKDKTDLVEAIDGALEELRADGTLAEISDKYFGEDVTQ
- a CDS encoding YqaJ viral recombinase family protein, with product MTPELQARIVADSRDRVAWMRARSRGITATDVAGLTSERSIARAADSKLGGGPRFGGNAYTDHGRRREPEIAAWVAATHGILPSSALFRAEVEHRHLATPDGIAVDADGRVKLAEIKTTNKAFRGIPRTYLRQVWWQQHVLGAERTLFVWEEHVDFSPIHDEPRCVWIDRDDREIAKLVGLATDLIDELYRRTTGQQVPTRIADAAAAAAASRREHLRERDAFRALALAD
- a CDS encoding amino acid ABC transporter ATP-binding protein; this encodes MSLTDPAHSPRSTADALLTARGLHKRFGDNEVLRGIDLTLHRGEVVVLIGPSGSGKTTVLRALNGLETPDAGTIVVAGGPDIDFAPSDPVAKRTRAQKRLALRDRSAMVFQHHNLFPHFSVLENVIEGPWRVQGRPKAEVVAEARVLLARVGLADKADARPHELSGGQQQRVGIVRALALRPDLLLFDEPTSALDPELVGEVLLVIKELADEGWSMVVVTHELSFAREAADHVLFMDAGVVVEQGAPADTFGAPQHERTQRFLTRILRPLDGD
- a CDS encoding SipW-dependent-type signal peptide-containing protein, with the translated sequence MAEKDTQRKVLAVLAGGLVLGVGIGVTLAAWNDSEFATGTFTAGSFNLEGSTTSATDGYDDHNVDLGDTAAALVFQLPAVASSMSPGDVVYAPFWVRLDSTTTNGATLVPSGITAGTGGNEANLSYTVTAIDAGDVCDATAAGTVVATGTTLSAQTGATSVPLAEGAPAGTAGTPVQLCFAVTAGAGLTQGAAATATWEFTATSTAD
- a CDS encoding SipW-dependent-type signal peptide-containing protein translates to MADTRRGMREGKRLLSRRIRAVLAGGLVFGVGATMTLAAWNDSEYGNATFTAGRFDIVGATDGATFSSHPVGTPAALSFSAPFSAMAPGNTTYALFSVRTANPSVAGTLQLSVTSTAGTGLGTYLRYGVRAIAGTACNSTTYTAGTAVVPDNSLLSVGGTGTQAVAADGGTTVNYCFAVTLPAATDNGAQGLTAIQTWQIAGVSS
- a CDS encoding glucose-6-phosphate dehydrogenase, yielding MTDATTLVILGAGGDLTSRLLLPALGQLLKREPARSVRIVGADREEWTDAELRAVVDTAFASMDAEDAAARVDVTYARTDITRADDLRALLGGLTGRVALYFAVPPAVAAACIAALTPDMLPAGAMLVMEKPFGTDESSARELNRILTALVPETQVFRVDHFLGRSTTLNLLGARFANRILEPLWSAESIESIDIVYDEALALEGRAGYYDKAGALVDMIQSHLLQVLAVLAMEEPATLDEVDFRAATGAVLRATAVWGDDPAGSSRRARYTAGEIDGTAKPSYVDEPGVDPGRETETLAEATFEVRNARWAGIPFRLRSGKALGTPAREIVVRFRPVRHLPRGLTGTSDGAVLRFSLGPDRMSLELNLNASEDPLELERAILSAELGEGALKAYAEVLSGVLDGDPMLAVRGDAAEQSWRIVAPILEAWQRGDVPLDDYVAGSAGPEAWPTRS
- a CDS encoding LysR family transcriptional regulator ArgP, with the protein product MKIDPELAATVAAVADEGTLDAASRVLRVTPSAVSQRLKTLEEQLGRVLVVRTKPARLTEAGEAVVRLARQLALLEHDALAELGLEGDETPRTRIPLAVNADSMATWFLPPLARLSAAHDLDFDLHRDDQNFTARLLESGTVMAAVTSEAAPVAGCSVAPLGVLEYHAMAEPAFADRWFSSGVTREALSAAPFVDFDRRDTLQHEWLERMGVAHHGAPRHYVPASHDYALAVRLGLGWGMLPLLQKERELVPLGGPPLRVRLYWQQWNLRSALLDTIAAEVSVEAQRVLAS
- a CDS encoding amino acid ABC transporter permease, producing MENPWQLFFDSLGPIALAGVTVTVPLALISFALGLVLAIGAALMRISVNPVLSGIARFYISVIRGTPMIVQLFVIFYGLGSIGLKLDPWTSAIIALSLNVGGYGAEVVRAAILSVPKGQWEAAYTVGMNRTRTLTRVILPQAARVSVPPLSNTFISLVKDTSLASLILVTELFKVAQQIAAATLEFMVVYLAAALVYWVICLVLSFGQSALERRLDRNVAH
- the lysE gene encoding L-lysine exporter is translated as MLSVFSGLGLGLSLIVAIGAQNVFVLRQGIRRENVLPVVIICAVSDALLIAAGVAGLGFVISAAPWLVVVARWAGALFLLAYGILAARRAWRGGEELRVDRTGAEGSAPGSGGGTTTATRTALAPVIATALALTWLNPHVYLDTVLMLGSIAATHGDERWLFAAGAIAASILWFTALGFGARYLGRWLRTERAWRILDALIAVVMITLAVSLVLPVLGG
- a CDS encoding signal peptidase I, with translation MSAPTRRSLREQATVDDASASPAPAAASSRGTLGRALADVLLWLAAAAGVICIVLVIVAFTANITLIMFRTGSMAPTIPAGSVAVVQSVPASEVQVGDVVTVDRAGDLPVTHRITSIAPGASADERVITMRGDANAADDPYPYTVQTVRIVLFSIPGFATVIVAMGDPYVLGGLTIGATVLVVWAFWPRSRKESREQVDPAGVDR